tcatcaatacaaggcaaaggataccggttcattgtaactttgttcaactggcgataatcaatgcacatatgcatagaaccatcctttttcttcacaaacaagataggagcaccccaaggcgacacactgggccgaatgaaacccttatcaagcaattcctgtaattgttccttcaactccttcaactcaggaggggtcatacgataaggaggaatagagatgggctgagtacccggcaACAAATaaatgccaaaattaatatctctatcgggcggcatgtttgaaagatcagctggaaacatatcAGGATAATACCTTACTATCGGGACTAAATCcattgtaggggtatcaatactgacatctctcacataagctagatacgcctcacaccccttctcaaccattcattgagctttaagaaatgaattaACTCAGCTGGgggtgtaatctaaggtacccctccactctaatcacggtaaacctggcatagccagcgtcacagtcttggcgtgacaatcaagaatagcataatgtggtgacaaccagtccatgcccaagataacattaaAATCTACCATATTGAGCAATAACAAATCGGCTTGGGTATCATAACCACTAAGAGTAatcaaacacgactgataaacgcggtccacaataggAGAATCTCTCACAGGAATAGAcatataaacaggggaactcaaagaatcccgagatatgcccaaatacggggcaaaataagaggacacatagggataagtggagcctagatcgaatagaaccgatgcatctctatgacagactggaacaatacctgtaatgacagaatcAGAAGCAATAACCTCtgtacgagcaggaagggcatagtatctggcatggcctccccctctagggtgacctctatctccccaacctccacctctagctggctgagcagataGAGTGGcagctggtgctgtaatcatagcctgggaACCCTATagagcacgctgtggctgagaagtctgtggaggtgcacccctcctaagtctggagcaatccctcaccatatggcgagtgtctatacactcaaaacaagctctggcaGGACGTGCGGATGTGGCTGACTCGGACCAGGTCTACTAGACTagccactgaaagcaccccgtgtaggaggcacactagatactggaggtgcataataaggctcatgaggtctaggaggagctgtaATACCACTAGCtgttggaagagctgaatgaacgaggCGGATCACATAACCCCTGCCATGACAAACTGCAGGTGgggcacgagcaccagaataatggcctgactctcgagacctcttggcctctctctccttcCTATCCCGAGCAAGTATGCCCTCCattctcctagcaatactcaccacctgctgatacaCAATATTCATCTCTATCTCTCAGGCCATGCTagtcctgatgctgggaatgagtccctcaataaatcgACGGTCCCTCtctcgaactgtagaaaccaaggccggtggATGTCTAGCAAAGTCAGTGAAACGGGCGGCATACTCTAAGACAACCATAGTACCCCGGCACAACTGCTCAAACTCcgcgcgccatgcatccctgaggctctgagggacatactCTCTTAAAAACATGTTTGAGAACTAAGTCTAtgtaagggaagctgcctcagctggactgtccaactcatagGTACACCACCATTAATAGGCTacccctcgaagctggaaggtagtaaaAAACCCCACTCGACTCTACTATGCCCATAATGAGGGGGATACAGTGGCACTCCTCCAAAAATACCTGAGCATCCTTTGAggctagaccactgaatgtaggagggtcgtacttcttgtatttctcaagcctccgctgctccTCCTGTGGAGTTGCTGCCTACCCTCAGGCTGAACTAGGGCTATAGGAGATACCGATATAACCTCTAGGATCTGTTCAACCTGAACCCGCTGCTCtagagtgcgggcggcgggagtttgtgctcaTCCCCCAACCTGAGATGTGGCtacagcaaggggaatcaaccctgcctgagctagagtgttgtacatgctcatgaactgtgcaagggtctcatgaagagctggagtagtagtggtAAGCGTATAAGGTGCTTGTGCTCTGGCTGGATCTACTGGTGGCTCCTCCATAGCTGCTCGcttgggtgctctggctgcaccacgtacGTATCatcggcctctacctcggccccgCCTCGGacggctctagcagggggcgcaGGTACCTGGTCATCTCCGATAGCACGTGtactcaccatttgtgagagaatagaagagagaagtTTAGAATTTCAAAGTCAATAATCTcacacgataaggaatcaaatgaagtggaattttcctaatagttccatagcctcccgaagataagtacagacatctccgtactgatctgcaagactctattaAACCAACTTGTGACTCATGACTCCTACGAatctagagctttgataccaacttgtcacgatccaatttcTTCCTCCGTAAActgtcgtgatggaacctagtctctacgactaggtaagcctaatattgc
The Nicotiana sylvestris chromosome 11, ASM39365v2, whole genome shotgun sequence DNA segment above includes these coding regions:
- the LOC138880797 gene encoding uncharacterized protein; protein product: MITAPAATLSAQPARGGGWGDRGHPRGGGHARYYALPARTEVIASDSVITGIVPVCHRDASVLFDLGSTYPYVSSYFAPYLGISRDSLSSPVYMSIPVRDSPIVDRVYQSCLITLSGYDTQADLLLLNMVDFNVILGMDWLSPHYAILDCHAKTVTLAMPGLP